One genomic window of Bradyrhizobium sp. CCGE-LA001 includes the following:
- a CDS encoding DUF1236 domain-containing protein translates to MLNRFMISVAAVALVAGTGLANAQGTMGRDSGGAGGAQTQHSQPSGGAAERGGSMGRDSMSKDKGTVGQAGGSSRTSEDKSGAMKDERSSGGAMNKNADDKAGTKGQRTDDRAQGQMDKSQQDKSKSMSQDTSKDSTKSGKDQKDMKAEGSKSGTSTNNAETRQGTGTSTNQNAQGQTGTGTNQNAQGQSSTSTTVGQAGAAGKLSTEQRTQITSVIREERVAPVTNVNFSISVGTRVPREGITFHTLPSRVVSIYPEWRTYKYILVKEEIVIINPDTYEIVAVLNV, encoded by the coding sequence ATGTTGAACCGCTTTATGATCTCGGTTGCCGCAGTCGCACTCGTCGCGGGCACCGGTCTGGCGAACGCACAGGGCACCATGGGCCGCGACAGCGGCGGCGCCGGTGGCGCACAGACGCAGCACTCGCAGCCTTCCGGCGGCGCCGCCGAGCGCGGCGGCTCGATGGGCCGCGATTCCATGAGTAAGGACAAGGGCACCGTCGGCCAGGCCGGCGGCTCCAGCCGCACGTCCGAAGACAAGTCCGGCGCGATGAAGGATGAGCGATCCTCCGGCGGCGCGATGAACAAGAACGCCGACGACAAGGCCGGCACCAAGGGCCAGCGCACCGACGACCGCGCGCAGGGCCAGATGGACAAGTCCCAACAAGACAAGTCCAAGAGCATGAGCCAGGACACCAGCAAGGACTCGACGAAGTCCGGCAAGGACCAGAAGGACATGAAGGCTGAGGGCAGCAAGAGCGGCACCTCGACCAACAATGCCGAGACCCGACAGGGCACCGGCACGAGCACCAACCAGAATGCTCAGGGCCAGACCGGCACCGGTACGAACCAGAACGCGCAGGGTCAGAGCTCGACCTCGACCACGGTCGGCCAGGCCGGCGCCGCTGGCAAGCTCTCGACCGAGCAGCGGACGCAGATCACGTCAGTGATCCGCGAGGAGCGCGTGGCCCCAGTGACCAACGTGAACTTCTCGATCTCGGTCGGCACCCGCGTGCCGCGCGAGGGCATTACCTTCCACACCTTGCCGTCGCGGGTCGTGTCGATCTATCCGGAGTGGCGAACCTACAAGTACATCCTGGTCAAGGAAGAGATCGTGATCATCAATCCGGACACCTACGAGATCGTGGCAGTCCTGAACGTCTAA
- a CDS encoding DsbA family protein yields MPSLRLLAPALFALAMFGVPAPASADSFSDTQRTEIEKIIKNYIVSHPEVLEEAMAELSKRQAAAETQKHEASIAQNADAIFNSPRQVVLGNKDGDVTFVEFFDYNCGYCKRAMDDMLTIMKGDPKLKVVLKEFPVLSQGSVEAAQVAVAVRMQDPTGKKYLDFHQKLLSGRGAADKARAIQAAKEAGLDTAKIEKDIASPEVRATIEENFKLAEAMGMNGTPSYVIGKQIVIGAVGVEALKEKIGMARCGKAAC; encoded by the coding sequence ATGCCTTCGCTGCGCCTGCTTGCTCCCGCGCTGTTCGCGCTCGCCATGTTCGGCGTACCCGCGCCTGCGTCGGCCGACAGCTTCTCCGACACGCAGCGCACCGAGATCGAGAAGATCATCAAGAACTATATCGTCAGCCATCCCGAGGTGCTTGAGGAAGCGATGGCCGAGCTTAGCAAGCGCCAGGCCGCGGCCGAGACGCAGAAGCACGAGGCCAGCATCGCGCAGAATGCCGACGCGATCTTCAACTCGCCGCGCCAGGTCGTGCTCGGCAACAAGGACGGCGACGTCACCTTCGTCGAGTTCTTCGACTACAATTGCGGCTACTGCAAGCGCGCGATGGACGACATGCTCACCATCATGAAGGGCGACCCGAAGCTGAAGGTCGTGCTCAAGGAGTTTCCGGTGCTGAGCCAAGGCTCGGTCGAAGCGGCGCAGGTCGCGGTTGCCGTGCGCATGCAGGATCCCACCGGCAAGAAATATCTCGACTTCCATCAGAAGCTGCTCAGCGGTCGCGGCGCCGCGGACAAGGCGCGCGCGATTCAGGCAGCCAAGGAGGCCGGCCTCGACACCGCCAAGATCGAAAAGGACATCGCCAGCCCTGAAGTGCGCGCCACGATCGAGGAGAACTTCAAGCTCGCCGAAGCGATGGGCATGAACGGCACGCCGAGCTACGTGATCGGCAAGCAGATCGTGATCGGTGCCGTCGGCGTCGAAGCCCTCAAGGAAAAGATCGGCATGGCCCGCTGCGGCAAAGCGGCCTGCTGA
- a CDS encoding M48 family metalloprotease, producing MLLQTALRKKASVLTALVTAAAIVLTPFSAVRAQAKGPPVLRDTETEQLLRDYTRPILRVAGLEKHNIQMVIINDGSFNAFVADGRRIFVNWGALLQSETPNQIIGVLAHETGHLAGGHLSKLREQLATAQTQMIIAMLLGAGAIAAGSTQRSSAGNNGLANAGAAALSAPQEVIRRTLLSYQRQQEENADRAGVKFLTATAQSPKGMYETFKRFTSESLFAARGADPYLQSHPMPAERVAALQEFASSSPYWDKKDDPALQLRHDMVRAKISAFMERPETVYRRYPQTNDSTPARYARAISTYLHGDLRSALAQIDALIQVQPNNPYFYEVRGQALLESGKAAEAIAPLRKAAQLSNNAPLIEMLLGQALVGTDNKAYTDDAVRILRAAVAREPEAVLGYTQLAMAYGRKGDYAEADLASAQAAYLRGDNKTARELATRAKTRFAVGTPGWVKADDIVASKPPRN from the coding sequence ATGTTGCTCCAGACCGCATTGCGCAAGAAGGCCTCTGTCCTTACCGCCCTCGTCACGGCTGCGGCGATCGTGCTGACGCCGTTCTCGGCCGTGCGCGCGCAAGCCAAGGGGCCGCCGGTCCTGCGCGACACCGAAACCGAGCAGCTGCTGCGCGACTATACCCGCCCCATCCTGCGCGTCGCCGGCCTGGAGAAGCACAACATCCAGATGGTGATCATCAACGACGGCTCGTTCAACGCGTTCGTCGCGGACGGCCGTCGCATCTTCGTCAATTGGGGCGCGCTGCTACAGTCTGAGACGCCGAACCAGATCATCGGCGTCCTCGCGCACGAGACCGGGCATCTGGCGGGCGGCCATCTGTCCAAGCTGCGCGAGCAGCTCGCCACCGCCCAGACCCAGATGATCATCGCGATGCTGCTCGGCGCCGGCGCGATCGCAGCCGGCAGCACCCAGCGCAGCAGCGCCGGCAACAACGGCCTTGCCAATGCCGGCGCGGCCGCGCTCTCGGCTCCGCAGGAAGTGATCCGCCGTACGCTGTTGTCCTATCAGCGCCAGCAGGAGGAGAACGCCGACCGTGCTGGCGTGAAATTCCTGACCGCGACGGCACAATCGCCCAAGGGCATGTACGAGACCTTCAAGCGCTTCACCAGCGAGAGCCTGTTCGCTGCGCGCGGCGCCGATCCCTACCTCCAGTCGCACCCGATGCCGGCCGAGCGCGTCGCCGCGCTTCAGGAGTTCGCGAGCTCCAGCCCCTATTGGGACAAAAAGGACGATCCCGCGCTCCAGCTCCGCCACGACATGGTGCGCGCCAAGATCTCCGCCTTCATGGAGCGGCCGGAGACGGTGTATCGCCGCTATCCTCAGACCAACGACAGCACGCCGGCGCGCTATGCCCGCGCCATCAGCACCTATCTGCACGGAGACTTGCGCAGCGCCCTCGCCCAGATCGACGCGCTGATCCAGGTCCAGCCGAACAACCCGTACTTCTATGAGGTGCGCGGCCAGGCCTTGCTGGAGAGCGGCAAGGCGGCCGAGGCCATCGCTCCCCTGCGCAAGGCGGCTCAGCTGTCGAACAATGCCCCCCTCATCGAGATGTTACTTGGGCAGGCTCTGGTTGGAACCGATAATAAGGCCTACACCGACGACGCCGTTCGGATTCTCCGCGCCGCGGTGGCACGAGAGCCCGAGGCCGTGCTCGGCTATACCCAGCTCGCGATGGCCTATGGCCGGAAGGGAGACTATGCCGAGGCGGATCTCGCATCCGCGCAGGCCGCCTATTTGCGCGGCGACAACAAGACCGCCCGCGAGCTCGCCACGCGCGCGAAAACCCGTTTCGCCGTCGGCACGCCCGGATGGGTCAAGGCCGACGACATCGTGGCATCCAAGCCGCCACGCAACTGA
- a CDS encoding pyridoxal phosphate-dependent aminotransferase, which translates to MHDATLRNRLGQWLDPSRRSDVPPFMVMDVMAAAARIEAAGGHVIHMEVGQPAAGAPRTAIAAAHAALEAGRIDYTSALGIPSLRQRIARHYRAVHGCEVNPERIVVTTGSSGGFILAFLSMFEPGDRVAVTVPGYPPYRHILTALGCEPVLIETMHETRHALTGEALLAAHRKAPLKGVLVGSPANPTGTMMSREALAGLITAAEDAGIRFISDEIYHGLDYAFPAVTAAALSDHALVINSFSKYFCMTGWRVGWMIVPEILVRPIERLQQNLSISVPSLSQIAAEAAFDGAAEMEEIKHGYQENRRILIEGLPKAGLSKFLPADGAFYLYADVSDFTSDSFEFAKQMLEEAHVAATPGLDFDPIHGRSFVRFSYARSPEEMREAVDRIAHWLK; encoded by the coding sequence ATGCACGATGCGACATTGAGGAACCGGTTGGGGCAGTGGCTCGATCCCTCCCGCCGCAGCGATGTTCCCCCGTTCATGGTGATGGACGTGATGGCCGCGGCGGCCCGAATCGAGGCCGCCGGCGGCCATGTCATCCACATGGAGGTCGGCCAGCCCGCGGCCGGCGCGCCCAGGACCGCGATCGCGGCCGCCCATGCCGCGCTCGAGGCGGGGCGGATTGATTATACCTCGGCGCTCGGCATCCCCTCGCTGCGCCAGCGCATCGCCCGGCATTATCGCGCGGTCCATGGCTGCGAGGTCAATCCCGAGCGGATCGTGGTGACCACCGGGTCGTCCGGCGGATTCATCCTGGCGTTCCTGTCGATGTTCGAGCCGGGCGATCGCGTCGCCGTGACGGTGCCCGGCTATCCGCCATACCGCCATATCCTCACCGCGCTCGGCTGCGAGCCGGTGCTGATCGAGACCATGCACGAGACGCGCCATGCGCTGACCGGCGAGGCGCTGCTCGCAGCCCATCGCAAGGCGCCGCTGAAGGGCGTGCTGGTCGGCAGCCCCGCCAATCCGACGGGGACCATGATGTCCCGCGAGGCGCTCGCGGGACTCATCACCGCGGCGGAGGACGCCGGCATCCGTTTCATCTCGGACGAGATCTATCACGGGCTCGACTACGCGTTTCCGGCGGTGACGGCAGCCGCGCTGTCGGACCACGCACTCGTGATCAATTCCTTCTCGAAATATTTTTGCATGACGGGCTGGCGCGTCGGCTGGATGATCGTGCCCGAAATCCTGGTGCGGCCGATCGAGCGGCTCCAGCAGAACCTTTCGATCTCGGTGCCGTCACTGTCGCAAATCGCGGCAGAGGCGGCTTTCGACGGCGCGGCCGAGATGGAGGAGATCAAGCACGGCTATCAGGAAAACCGGCGCATTTTGATCGAGGGATTGCCGAAGGCCGGGCTCAGCAAGTTCCTGCCGGCGGATGGTGCATTCTATCTCTATGCCGACGTCTCGGACTTTACCTCCGACAGTTTCGAATTCGCCAAGCAGATGCTGGAAGAGGCCCATGTCGCGGCGACGCCGGGCCTCGATTTCGACCCGATCCATGGACGCTCCTTCGTCCGATTTTCCTACGCACGTTCGCCTGAAGAGATGCGGGAGGCAGTTGACCGGATCGCTCACTGGCTTAAATAG
- a CDS encoding biotin transporter BioY, which yields MWPTRPGETVGALRAIVLIALGTALMTLSAKVNLPLPYVPMTLQTLVVLMIGAAYGWRLGSATMIAYLAEGALGLPVFAGPVGGIAPLVGPTAGYLFGFVVAAFVTGWLAERGWDRSVVLLFAAMAVGHAVILAAGFGWLAFGLGLGAAKAWQVGIAPFIAGSLVKNALGAALMPAARRIVDRRG from the coding sequence ATGTGGCCGACCCGACCGGGCGAAACCGTTGGTGCGCTGCGCGCGATCGTGCTGATCGCACTCGGCACCGCGCTGATGACGCTATCGGCCAAGGTGAACCTGCCGCTGCCTTACGTGCCCATGACGTTGCAGACGCTGGTGGTGCTGATGATCGGTGCCGCCTATGGCTGGCGCCTTGGCAGCGCAACCATGATTGCCTACCTCGCGGAGGGCGCGCTCGGGCTGCCGGTGTTTGCCGGCCCGGTGGGTGGGATCGCGCCGCTGGTCGGGCCGACCGCGGGCTATCTGTTCGGTTTCGTTGTGGCAGCCTTCGTGACCGGTTGGCTCGCCGAACGCGGCTGGGATCGCAGCGTGGTGCTGCTGTTTGCGGCAATGGCCGTGGGCCATGCCGTCATTCTCGCTGCCGGGTTTGGCTGGCTGGCCTTTGGTCTCGGTCTCGGCGCCGCGAAGGCCTGGCAGGTCGGCATCGCTCCGTTCATCGCGGGTTCGCTGGTCAAGAACGCGCTCGGCGCGGCGTTGATGCCGGCAGCACGCCGCATCGTCGATCGCCGCGGGTAA
- a CDS encoding dicarboxylate/amino acid:cation symporter: MTTTTMTGAPVAPPAAKPWYKVLYVQVLIAIVLGAIVGWLWPSFATNDWIKAMGDGFIKLIKMVIAPIIFCTVVSGIAHIQDAKKVGRIGVKALVYFEVVSTFALVIGLVIGNLVKPGAGFGSGAANEAAVANYAKQAAGQKSVDFVLHIIPDTVVGAFAQGEILQVLLFSVLFGFALMSLGERGHTIRSFIDDAAHAVFGVISIVMRAAPIGAFGAMAYTIGKFGTGAILNLVGLIATFYVTAALFVFVVLGLIARMAGFSIFKFLAYIKDELLIVLGTSSSESALPSLMEKLERLGCSKSVVGLVVPTGYSFNLDGTNIYMTLATLFIAQALGYDLSFSQQATILVVAMLTSKGASGITGAGFITLAATLAVVDPRLVPGMAIVLGIDKFMSECRALTNLCGNGVACVIVAWWEGELDRDKLNANLAKEIDPTDMETAITTD, encoded by the coding sequence ATGACGACGACAACGATGACGGGGGCGCCGGTCGCGCCGCCCGCCGCCAAGCCGTGGTACAAGGTCCTCTACGTGCAGGTGCTGATCGCCATCGTGCTCGGCGCCATCGTCGGCTGGTTGTGGCCGTCGTTCGCGACCAACGACTGGATCAAGGCGATGGGCGACGGCTTCATCAAGCTGATCAAGATGGTGATCGCCCCGATCATCTTCTGCACCGTGGTCTCGGGCATCGCTCACATCCAAGACGCCAAGAAGGTCGGCCGCATCGGCGTCAAGGCGCTGGTCTATTTCGAGGTCGTCTCGACCTTCGCGCTGGTGATCGGACTTGTCATCGGCAATCTGGTGAAGCCGGGCGCGGGCTTCGGCAGCGGCGCAGCAAACGAGGCGGCCGTCGCCAATTACGCCAAGCAGGCCGCCGGCCAGAAGTCCGTCGACTTCGTGCTGCACATCATTCCGGACACCGTGGTCGGCGCCTTCGCGCAAGGCGAGATCCTGCAGGTATTGCTGTTCTCGGTGCTGTTCGGCTTCGCGCTCATGAGCCTCGGCGAGCGCGGCCACACCATCCGCAGCTTCATCGACGACGCCGCCCATGCCGTGTTCGGCGTCATCTCGATCGTGATGCGCGCAGCGCCGATCGGCGCATTCGGCGCGATGGCCTACACGATCGGCAAGTTCGGCACTGGCGCGATCCTCAACCTCGTCGGCCTGATCGCGACCTTCTACGTCACCGCGGCGCTGTTCGTTTTCGTCGTGCTCGGCCTCATCGCGCGCATGGCCGGGTTCTCGATCTTCAAGTTCCTGGCCTACATCAAGGACGAACTGCTGATCGTGCTCGGCACGTCGTCCTCGGAAAGCGCGCTGCCATCCTTGATGGAGAAGCTGGAGCGGCTCGGCTGCTCCAAATCGGTGGTCGGTCTCGTGGTGCCAACCGGGTACTCGTTCAATCTCGACGGCACCAACATCTACATGACGCTTGCTACGCTCTTCATCGCCCAGGCGCTCGGCTACGATCTGAGCTTCAGCCAGCAGGCCACGATCCTGGTCGTGGCGATGCTGACCTCGAAGGGCGCTTCCGGCATCACCGGTGCGGGCTTCATCACGCTGGCGGCGACGCTCGCCGTGGTCGATCCGCGGCTCGTGCCGGGCATGGCGATCGTGCTCGGCATCGACAAGTTCATGAGCGAGTGTCGCGCGCTGACCAATCTGTGCGGCAACGGCGTCGCCTGCGTGATCGTCGCCTGGTGGGAGGGCGAGCTCGACCGCGACAAGCTCAACGCCAACCTCGCCAAGGAGATCGATCCGACCGACATGGAGACGGCGATCACGACGGACTGA
- a CDS encoding NAD(P)/FAD-dependent oxidoreductase — protein MQSVIVLGGGMIGVSAALHLRKRGWSVTLVDRREPGRETSYGNAGMIQAEAVRPYPMPRDLATLLKIATGRTNDVRYSLSSLHRHIEPLLRYWWHSAPKRHREASEAWARLIAYATAEHDILIREAHADNLIRRAGYRHLHRDAASLDLAIKAAEQDQREFGVKFRTLTGAELAKAEPILRDDLPGAIHWLDTWTVSDPGALVTAYAELFERLGGTIVLGDAQSLRQTATGWSVDTDQGRLDAPHAVVTLGPWSPDLLHRFGYRIPLVRKRGYHMHYSGGASLDLPLVDKGGGYAMGPMAKGIRITTGAELTGMDALATPVQLASAEASARELIDLGKRVEPDPWFGTRPCTPDMLPVLGQAPRHQGLWMNFGHGHQGFTLGPATGRLLAEIMSGETPAIDPAPYRPERF, from the coding sequence ATGCAAAGCGTGATCGTTCTCGGCGGCGGCATGATCGGCGTCAGCGCGGCGCTGCACCTGCGCAAGCGCGGCTGGTCCGTCACGCTCGTCGATCGCAGGGAGCCGGGCCGCGAGACCAGCTACGGCAATGCCGGCATGATCCAGGCGGAAGCGGTCCGCCCCTACCCGATGCCGCGCGACCTCGCCACGCTCCTGAAGATCGCGACCGGCCGCACCAACGACGTGCGCTACAGCCTGTCGTCGCTTCATCGCCATATCGAGCCGTTGCTGCGCTATTGGTGGCATTCGGCGCCGAAGCGCCATCGCGAGGCGAGCGAGGCCTGGGCGCGGCTGATCGCCTACGCGACGGCGGAGCACGACATTCTCATTCGTGAAGCCCATGCCGACAATCTCATCCGCCGCGCGGGATACCGGCATTTGCATCGCGACGCCGCCTCCCTCGATCTCGCCATCAAGGCGGCGGAACAAGACCAGCGCGAGTTCGGGGTGAAGTTTCGCACGCTCACGGGGGCCGAGCTCGCCAAGGCCGAGCCGATCCTGCGCGACGATCTTCCCGGCGCGATCCATTGGCTCGACACCTGGACCGTGTCCGATCCCGGCGCCCTGGTCACGGCCTATGCCGAGCTGTTCGAGCGCCTCGGCGGCACCATCGTTCTCGGTGATGCGCAGAGCCTACGGCAGACCGCGACCGGCTGGTCGGTCGACACGGACCAGGGGCGTCTCGACGCGCCCCACGCCGTCGTGACGCTCGGGCCGTGGTCGCCCGATCTGCTGCACAGGTTCGGCTATCGCATTCCGCTGGTGCGCAAGCGCGGCTACCACATGCACTACAGCGGCGGCGCCTCGCTCGACCTGCCTCTCGTCGACAAGGGCGGCGGCTACGCCATGGGTCCGATGGCCAAGGGCATCCGCATCACCACCGGCGCGGAATTGACCGGCATGGACGCGCTGGCGACACCGGTGCAGCTCGCCAGCGCCGAAGCCTCCGCGCGCGAACTGATCGACCTCGGCAAGCGGGTCGAGCCCGATCCGTGGTTCGGCACCCGCCCCTGCACGCCCGACATGCTGCCGGTGCTCGGCCAGGCTCCGCGACATCAGGGCCTTTGGATGAATTTCGGCCACGGCCACCAGGGCTTTACGCTGGGACCCGCGACCGGACGCCTGCTCGCCGAGATCATGAGCGGCGAGACGCCGGCGATCGATCCGGCGCCGTACAGGCCGGAGCGGTTTTAG
- a CDS encoding amidase: protein MSELCDSSAVELRRLLASRAISPVELLDACLSRIATINPAVNAVVTLDEPGARAAAKEAEAAILRGEDRGALHGLPVLIKDTQDTAGMRSTYGSPLLKDNVPAADQGSVARLRAAGAIIFGKTNTPEWAAGGNTRNPVFGATGNPFDPMRSAAGSSGGSAVALACGMAPLASGSDTGGSLRNPAGFAGIVGMRPSYGLVPSEKRIFGWSNLSTDGPMARNVADTALMLSVMASDDARDPLAYTLPGEALRGRAERWAAPRPAELGKLRLAFTEDFGFAPTEQAIRRVFRDRVSRLAPLFAASREATPDCSGADDAFAVLRAGMFLATHGKNYKARPEMLGPNVRANVEEGLGYTLEDHARAATIQTRIYRAWQSFFETCDVLISPAITLSPRPWSELYPAEIDGVPTKSYFHWLALAYAVTLTGHPAVSIPLGLDEAGLPFGLQIVGPRGGDAIVLSVAASIEAAFANDAQLCRPVPDLARLAAAPPLSSAPGFLIWE, encoded by the coding sequence GTGTCAGAGCTTTGCGATTCCAGCGCCGTTGAATTGCGCCGCCTGCTCGCCAGCCGGGCGATCTCGCCTGTCGAACTGCTCGACGCCTGCCTGTCCCGCATCGCCACCATCAATCCCGCCGTCAACGCCGTCGTGACGCTGGACGAACCGGGCGCGCGCGCCGCCGCCAAGGAAGCCGAGGCGGCGATCCTGCGCGGCGAGGATCGCGGCGCCCTGCATGGGCTCCCGGTTCTCATCAAGGACACCCAGGACACCGCGGGGATGCGTTCCACCTATGGCAGCCCGTTGCTCAAGGACAACGTTCCGGCCGCCGACCAGGGCTCGGTGGCGCGGCTCCGTGCGGCCGGCGCCATCATCTTCGGCAAGACCAACACGCCGGAATGGGCAGCGGGCGGCAACACCCGCAATCCCGTGTTCGGCGCGACCGGCAATCCCTTCGATCCCATGCGCTCGGCGGCCGGCTCCTCCGGCGGTTCGGCGGTGGCGCTCGCCTGCGGCATGGCTCCGCTCGCCTCCGGCTCGGACACCGGCGGCTCCCTGCGCAATCCGGCAGGCTTCGCCGGCATCGTCGGCATGCGTCCGTCCTACGGTCTGGTACCGAGCGAAAAGCGCATCTTCGGATGGTCGAACCTGTCGACCGATGGACCGATGGCGCGCAACGTCGCCGACACCGCGCTGATGCTGTCGGTGATGGCGAGCGACGATGCGCGCGATCCGCTCGCCTATACGCTGCCGGGCGAGGCCTTGCGCGGCCGCGCGGAGCGTTGGGCCGCGCCGCGCCCCGCCGAGCTCGGCAAGCTGCGCCTCGCCTTCACCGAGGATTTCGGCTTCGCGCCGACCGAGCAGGCCATTCGCCGCGTGTTCCGCGATCGCGTCTCGCGGCTTGCGCCGCTGTTCGCCGCATCCCGCGAGGCGACGCCGGACTGCTCCGGCGCCGACGATGCGTTCGCCGTGTTACGCGCGGGCATGTTCCTGGCGACGCACGGCAAGAATTATAAAGCACGTCCCGAGATGCTCGGTCCCAACGTCCGCGCCAATGTCGAGGAAGGGCTCGGCTACACGCTCGAGGACCATGCAAGGGCCGCAACGATACAGACGCGGATCTATCGCGCCTGGCAGAGCTTCTTCGAAACCTGCGACGTGCTGATCAGCCCGGCCATCACGCTGAGCCCGCGCCCCTGGTCGGAGCTCTATCCCGCCGAGATCGACGGCGTGCCGACCAAGTCGTACTTCCACTGGCTCGCGCTCGCCTATGCGGTCACCCTGACCGGCCATCCCGCCGTCAGCATTCCGCTCGGCCTCGACGAAGCCGGCCTGCCCTTCGGCCTGCAGATCGTCGGCCCGCGCGGCGGCGACGCCATCGTGCTCTCGGTGGCCGCCAGCATCGAGGCGGCATTCGCGAACGATGCACAGCTGTGCCGGCCCGTGCCCGACCTGGCACGGCTCGCCGCAGCACCGCCTCTATCGTCCGCTCCCGGCTTCCTGATTTGGGAATGA